Proteins encoded together in one Anaerotignum faecicola window:
- a CDS encoding polysaccharide biosynthesis protein translates to MRKNTLIKGAAILMAANLTTRFMGFYYRIYMSRAIGNEGMGLYQLIMPIYMLAWSITSSGLTTTVSKLTAEENAKREFGNTKRILYISMLISLTISLSLSCLLFISADFTAEYIVKDVRTAMPLRILSLCFPFMACGSCIRGSFMGMQKQLFPALSQVLEQAVRIIAIFALSSFFLPYGLEYACGAAVTGIVLGEFFSFMLVFIVVKYFQNENKEKRPSMSYSKALSVILAGAVPLTLARVTGSMLSAIENILIPQRLMLYGGTENALAEFGKLSGQVMPLIQLPSAFLMAISVTLVPALSETQATGSTKKTAYVINKSIRFTIIIGLGFALLFSAFPSEICNLIYAQSELGVLLMKLSVICPFLYMQITLTGILNGVGSHSFIFRTNLISSVINLFFIYFIMPKAGIDAFVTGITISLIATVSLSLKEVCGTVKMSISIVKDFLTPALCAVISFVGIKWVTYSHNLSISGFAVYSILFSGFYLLLLTVFGVITKDDILLFIPDRIKKS, encoded by the coding sequence TTAACAACCCGCTTTATGGGATTTTACTATCGAATATATATGTCGCGAGCCATAGGCAACGAAGGCATGGGGCTTTATCAGCTGATAATGCCTATTTACATGTTGGCGTGGAGTATTACATCCTCAGGGCTTACCACAACAGTTTCAAAGTTGACTGCTGAAGAAAATGCAAAACGTGAATTCGGAAACACCAAACGCATACTGTACATATCTATGCTGATATCTTTAACAATCAGCCTCAGTTTGAGCTGTCTGCTTTTCATTTCCGCTGATTTTACCGCCGAATATATTGTCAAAGACGTAAGAACCGCAATGCCTCTTCGGATTTTGAGCTTATGTTTTCCATTTATGGCCTGTGGCAGCTGTATAAGGGGAAGCTTCATGGGAATGCAGAAACAACTTTTCCCGGCTCTTTCACAAGTCCTTGAACAGGCCGTAAGGATTATCGCTATATTTGCACTTTCATCCTTCTTTCTTCCATATGGCTTAGAATACGCCTGCGGAGCGGCAGTCACAGGTATTGTACTTGGAGAATTTTTTTCGTTCATGCTTGTGTTTATCGTGGTCAAATATTTTCAAAATGAAAATAAGGAAAAACGTCCCTCAATGTCATACTCGAAAGCTCTTTCGGTAATCCTTGCCGGAGCAGTACCTTTAACCCTTGCAAGGGTAACAGGGTCAATGCTTTCGGCCATTGAAAACATACTGATACCTCAAAGACTTATGCTTTACGGAGGAACTGAAAATGCTTTGGCCGAATTCGGAAAACTCAGCGGACAGGTAATGCCGCTTATACAGCTTCCAAGCGCATTTTTAATGGCAATATCTGTCACACTTGTTCCGGCCTTAAGCGAAACACAGGCAACCGGCAGTACAAAAAAAACTGCATATGTCATTAATAAAAGCATCCGGTTTACTATTATAATAGGCCTTGGATTTGCCCTGCTTTTCTCTGCTTTCCCGTCAGAGATATGTAATCTTATATATGCCCAAAGTGAACTCGGCGTTCTCCTAATGAAACTATCTGTTATATGTCCTTTTTTATATATGCAGATAACATTAACGGGTATATTAAACGGAGTAGGCAGCCATAGCTTTATTTTCAGAACAAATTTAATTTCTTCTGTTATAAATTTATTTTTTATCTACTTTATAATGCCAAAAGCAGGAATTGACGCATTTGTAACAGGAATTACAATAAGCCTTATAGCCACGGTATCATTGTCATTAAAAGAAGTATGCGGCACAGTCAAAATGTCAATATCCATTGTAAAAGATTTCCTGACGCCCGCACTATGCGCAGTTATTTCCTTTGTCGGAATTAAATGGGTTACATACAGCCATAATCTATCGATCAGCGGCTTCGCTGTATATTCGATATTATTTTCGGGCTTTTACTTACTGCTTTTAACGGTGTTCGGTGTAATAACAAAAGATGATATACTGCTTTTTATACCTGACAGGATAAAAAAGAGCTGA